The Reichenbachiella carrageenanivorans region CCGTGAACGTGCTTTGATCAAATTTAGAAATGGCACAAGCCGATTGCTGCTGGCTACTGACTTGGCAGCCAGAGGGATTGACGTGCCCGCTTTGGACTTTATCATCCACTATCAATTGCCACCCAAAAAAGAAGAGTTTACGCACAGAAATGGACGGACAGCTCGTATGCAGCAGGACGGCACTGCCTATTTACTGAAAGGCAAAAACGAAAAACTGCCTGACTTCATTAAAGGATTAGATGAGGAAACAATTAGCGGTTCGGCTAGGTTTCACGATAGCGAATGGACGACACTTTTTATCTCTGGCGGTAGAAAAGATAAAATCTCAAAAGGCGACATTGCAGGGTTGTTTATGAAACAGGGAAACCTAAACAAAGAAGAATTGGGGATGATCGAACTCAAGCAAGACTGCTCATTTGTGGCCGTGCCCCAATCGAAAGCCAACTCACTTATACAGCAGTTGAACAACAGTAGATTGAAAAAGAAGAAAGTAAGAATTAGCCCATTAGACTAATGAGTGATACTCCAAACGAACAGCCCAACAACCCTCTGCATGGGGTAAAACTAGCAGATATGCTCGAAGAGTTGGTAGAAAAATGTGGCTGGGAAAACCTAGGTCAAGAGGTCAATATAAAATGTTTTACCCACGACCCTTCTATCAAATCAAGTTTGAAATTTCTCCGACAGACACCCTGGGCCAGAGAAAAATTGGAGCGCTTTTACCTACATGTACTCAAGCGTGGCTATAGCCGCCGAGTGAAACCCAAACGCGAACCAGGAAAGCCTAGGTACTACAAGAAGAAATCAGATTGAAAATAGAGCTGAACCTGCTAGTGGGGAGCATCGTCATTCCCCGAAGCGATGCAGGAGCTTTCTGGGAATCCACATCGGCAAGTTATGCTATCATCAAAACTAACCACATCACTGGTGCAAGTTTAGCAAAAGCGTGGCTAATCTAATCAAGCATTTGAAATGTAATCATCCATCCATATTTCCCTCCCCTTATATGATTATTATCATGATTTTAATAAAGGATAAAATTATCCTTTATTAAAGAATAGCTGTACTTTTGATTCATAAAACAAAGCAATTATGTTTTCAAAAGCATGTATGTACGGAATCAGAGCCAGTATCTATGTCTCTTCGCAGTCGCTCAAAGACAACAAAGTAGGTCTGATCGATATTGCCAACAATATAGAATCACCGACAGCATTTACCGCCAAGGTGCTGCAACAATTGGTGCGTAGTGGCATCATAGATTCGACCAAAGGACCTACAGGAGGCTTCCTGATCGACCCCAAGCGAATAGATGAAGTAAAACTTAGTCAAATTGTAGATGCCATAGATGGTGACTCCATCTATAAAGGCTGCGGGCTGGGACTAACAGCCTGTGATGCATCACAACCCTGCCCTGTACATGAGCAGTTTGCCAAAGTACGCAACGAACTCCGACACATGCTCGAAAGCACCAGTCTATATGAACTTGCCACAGGACTAGACATTGGTTTGACTTATTTGAAGAGGTGAAAAATAGATTGAATTAAGGATAATTTGATCAGCTATAATACAAAAGTGACCCACTAATCATGACACAAGAGATTCTACAAATAGAAGACATCAAAAAGCTAGTAAACAGCTTCTACGCTAAAGTACGTAAAGACGATGTACTCGCTGATATTTTTAATGCTCGTATTGGCAACCGCTGGCCAGAGCACCTAGAGAAGATGTATCGGTTTTGGCAAACGGTGCTTCTGGAGGAGCACACCTACTTTGGCAGCCCATTTTTACCTCACGCTAATTTGCCCATAGCAGCAGAGCATTTCGACCGCTGGATTCAGTTGTTTTTTCAGACCATTGACGAGGAGTTTCACGGCGAGAAAGCAGAAAGAGCCAAATGGCAAGGTCAACGCATGGCTGAAATGTTTCTATCCAAAATTGAGTATCACCGCGAAAACAAAAGCAAGCCACTACTATGAAAACCGTAAAATATCCCCTCGTTACTGCGTCTGTATTTCTATGGATAGGGTTTGTAGGTGCCATTAGTTTTATGGAGGCCTGGCTCAAATTTCAAGCACCAGGCATTACGGTCACGCTCGGTTTGGGTATTGGTAGATTGGTGTTTTTCGCACTCAATAAAGTAGAATGGGTACTAGCATTGGCTATAGCGATCTCCTACCTAGCCAACAAAGAACCTCTACTAAACAACCCGAATGGCTACTACTGGATATCCGTAGTCCTACTGACCCTCCAGACCGTCTGGCTCCTGCCTGTACTCGACCATCGAGCCGAACTGCTCATTCAAGGAATAGAAATACCTTCCGCCCCATACCATTTGATATATGTGGGCACAGAAATAGTAAAAATATCATCGCTGATAATATTCGGCATCAAACAATTTAGAGCACATTTAAAAAACGCTTATCATGAAAATCAAAGAGAATCAAATCATTGGCGAACTGGTAGCACAACACTACAAAGTAGCTCGCGTATTTAAAAAGCACAACATAGATTTTTGTTGTAAAGGCAACAGGACATTGGACGAAGCCTGCCAAACCTCTCCCGACTATCTAAAAACAGTGATCGAAGAACTGGAAGCTGAGATCAACCAAACGGAAAGTGCCACAATCGACTTTCAAACTTGGCCATTGGACCTACTAGCCGATTATATCGAAAAGAAACACCACCGATATGTGCAAGAAAAAACAATTGAGATCCAGCCCTATCTCAATAAAATTTGTAACGTGCACGGCGCACAACATCCTGAGCTTATAGAAATCAAAAAGCTCTTTGACGAAGCTGCTGGCGAACTGGCCGCCCATATGAAAAAGGAAGAGCTGATTCTATTTCCTATCGTTAGAAAAATGGTAAAAAAACAAAGCGAAGGTCAGTCATGGGAAGGGGTGCATTTTGGCACCGTACAAAACCCCATACAAATGATGATGATGGAACACGAAACGGAAGGAGACCGATTTGCTAAAATAGCTACGCTCAGCAACAACTACACCCCTCCAAAAGAAGCATGCAACACATATGCTGTCACCTTTGCCTTGCTCCAAGAGTTTGAAGACGACTTGCATTTACATATTCATTTAGAAAATAATATTTTGTTTCCTAAAGCCGTAGTTTTAGAACAAAACATGAATAAAACAACGATCGAATGATCTAACCGTTTAGAAGTATAGGCTGGTTTGAAAAATCATAAACCAGCCTGCTACATGAATTTTTAAAACTAAATAACGATACCATGAGCCAACAAATCTTCTACGACACCGTGAGTGAAGCCACCAAGGGCTTGACCCAACGAGGCTACACCACAGACTTGAAAGTACTCGCTGAGAACGAATGTCTGGTTTGCCAAAGCACAAGCAAACAACTCTCTCCTGATGAATTTGTAATCGACGAAGTACATCGATTCGAAGGAGATACCGATCCATCAGACGAAATGATCGTTTATGCCATTTCGTCTATGCATCACGATATCAAAGGCATATTGGTAAACGCCTATGGGGTAGATGCCGACACCTCCACTTTTCAAATCATTAAGCATCTAAATACACACCTATGAAACCAACACCCATTAAAAGGAACGAACACCTCAAACCCATCAGCCGAGAACACCATCAAGGACTCCTGCTCTGTTGGAAAATCAGAACAGGTCTAAGCCTAAACATACCCATCAAAAGAATCAAAAAATATACAGACTGGTTTTATCAGGAGCACTTACTCCCCCATTTTGAATTAGAAGAAAAACACCTCTTTCCTATTTTGGACGAGCAACACGAAATGGTGACTAAAGCCAAAGCTGAGCACCGCCGACTCAAAAGGTTGTTTGAAGCAAAAGATGAACTCGAAAAAAAGATAAGTCTGATCGAAGAAGAGCTAGAAAGTCATATTCGGTTTGAAGAGCGGGTATTATTCAACGAAATCCAATCCGTGGCTACAGCCGAACAGCTGCAACACATCGATAAAGTACATCAAGAGGAAAAATTTGTAGAGAACCTATCAGACCCTTTTTGGAAAAAATGAAAAACACCATTCAGTTTACCGTAGTTGTAGAAGGTCATAACCACTCTCTTTCCACTTACCCTGATGCTTATCCCAATGTGATGACTCTCATCAAAGACCAGCTGCTCCTCGACGATTTTGGTGAATGCGGCGGCATGGGTAGATGTGCGACTTGCGTGATAAATACCCAAGGACTCTCTGGCGAATCCACCATCAAAGAAAGAAACGAACCAGCTACCTTACACAAATATGGGCTAGATGATCCAGGCACCCGTTTGTCGTGCCAGCTCTTTGTTTCACCTGATCTAGAAGGCACTGAATTGACCTTGATAGAAGTATAGGTACTCACCTACTTAGTAACAAGTCCTCTCTCATGCCATGCACGAAACGAGCCCGCAAGTATTTACTTTCATAATAAAAACTTATTTGGCAACACTTATACCTACCTTTGCGGCATAGAGAGATGCCGAAGTGCATTTCAGCACATTAAAGCACATAAAGCAGGGAATGAAATTCAACGAATTGCCACTCATTGCGCCTATATTGAAGGCGCTCCAAGATAAAAACTACTCCGAACCTACAGCCATACAAGAAAAAGCCATACCGCTGGTATTGCAACAAAATGACGTGATGGGCTGTGCCCAAACAGGCACTGGTAAAACAGCTGCTTTTGCTATACCTATCATCCAGCGTATCCACGAATTGGAAGAAGGAAAAAGCGGAAAGCCTCAACTCCTGTCCCTAATCGTGACACCTACACGTGAGCTAGCCATACAGATCGACGACAACATCCGCCTGTACAGCAAATACACGAACCTGAAACACGCCGTGATATTCGGTGGCGTAAAGCAAGGACAGCAAGTAGAAAAAATGAAACGTGGTGTGCATGTATTAGTCGCCACACCAGGCCGATTACTCGACTTGATCACACAAGGTCATATTTCACTAAGTCAGGTCAAAATTTTCGTACTCGACGAAGCTGACCGTATGCTCGACATGGGTTTTGTAAACGACGTAAAGAAACTACTGAAGCTCTTGCCAACCAAGCGACAGTCGCTCTTCTTCTCCGCCACCATGCCCAAAAGCATCCTCAATCTGGCCAACGAAATACTGACCAACCCTAAGAAAATAGAAGTAAGTCCAGTCTCATCTACTGCTGAGACTATCCAACAATACTTGTATTATACCAACAGATCCGACAAGAAAAAACTGCTGATGCACATCCTCAAGGATGAAAAAATGGATCAGGTATTAATTTTTGGAAGAACCAAGCACGGCGCCGATCGTATCGTTCGGGATTTGCAAAAGCACAAAATCAAGTCGGCGGCTATTCATGGCGACAAAGCTCAAAACCAACGCCAAAAAGCACTGACCGATTTCAAATCGGGCAAGCTCAGGGTATTGGTAGCTACAGATATCGCTGCACGTGGCATCGACATCGACAAGCTCAAGTATGTAATCAATTTCGACGTGCCCGAGGCTGCTGAGACTTATGTACACCGCATAGGTAGATCTGGTCGTGCAGGGGAGTCTGGTATCGCCATCACTATGTCTGAGCCTGAAGAAAACACACTGGTGAAGGACATAGAGAAGCTGACCAAACAAAGCATCCCTGTGATCAAAGATCAGCCGTTTCCCCAAACGGAAAAGCCGATGACAGACGCAGAGAAAAAAGAATGGAACAAAGAAAAACAACGCCGCAAGCAGGAATTTTTCGCCAATAGAAATAAAAACAAATCTGGTAGACGTTAGTCTACCAGATTTGTTTTTCATGTGACTATTTTGAAGAAAATGTTAATCCTCGAATAGATTACTTAACCTCAAATAACTTATTAAACAAGTCTCATCAAGTAACGAGACACCTACATCCCCAACCGTTTCATAACTAAGCTATCTATCGCCTGACACAGAGAGAGTGGCTTTACGGTCCGCCAGTTTTGGATATCGAGCGAACCACCAAAATTGATGTAGCCATCTACGTTATAGTTGGTCATTTCTTCGACCACAAAATCCCTAAAACCTATGCCTACTATCCAGCCATCCTCCACGTCTTCGAGCCACTCTTCGTAGTAGCTATCGTCTGATCCATGAAAATTCAGTACATTTTCACCGATCAAAATATACTTATTGATTCCCTCGAGCTGTAGTTCATCGAGGATGTTTCGTTTGAGGTTCATGATGTCGTTGTTGATGGCATCGTTCCACTCTCCGATAAACTCCAGGATTACATAGCCCAGATCATAGTCTGCAAACAAAGTCTTGAGATACAAGGTCTCTGAGCCAAAATTGTCCCAAGCTGGATCGATATAGTAGCCATAGATCGTCTCTGAATATAGATTGTAGTTGTACTCCTTACCATGAAAAGGCGACAAGGGGTCATTAGCCGAATCATAATGTTTGAGCCAGCCGCTATAAGGTTCTATGTTATGCATCTTCAGCGTTGTAGTGATCGATTGCTTTTCTGACAGACCCCTGTGATTTTACGAGTAGCTCTGCTTTAGTTCTACTTATACCCGTCTCTTCCATCACCATACGAATCGCCCGATCTACCAACTTTTCATTGCTTAACTGCATATCTACCATTTTGTTGCCTTGTACATGACCGAGCCTGATCATGGTAGCCGTAGAGATCATATTGAGTACCAGCTTTTGTGCAGTACCAGCTTTCATACGTGTGCTGCCCGTCACAAACTCTGGCCCTACGACTACTTCTATGGGGTATTGTGCCGTGGCAGCCATTTCGCTACCTGTATTGCAGGTGATGCAACCCGTCACCAATCCGGCCGCATTGGCTTGCGCCAAACCGCCGATCACATAGGGCGTACGCCCCGAGGCCGCAATACCGATCAGTACATCCTTATCGGAAATACCGAAAGCCTGTACATCTCGCCAAGCCTGCTTCGGATCGTCCTCGGCATGCTCCACAGACTTGCGAATGGCGCCGTCGCCACCTGCGATCACACCCACCACTTTGCCTTGCGGCAAACCATAGGTAGGAGGTATCTCAGAAGCATCTACCACACCCAATCGACCACTGGTACCAGCTCCAATGTAAAACAAACGACCACCCTTGGACATCTTGGCTACTATCTGCTGTACGAGGGCTTCTATACTAGGGATGACCTTCTCTACAGCCATAGGCACCGTTTGATCCTCCTTGTTCATATTGGTAAGCAAGTCGGTCACCGACATGTGCTGCAGGTCGGTATAGTTCGAAGGGGATTCGGTCGTATTCTTCATGTTTCAAAAATGAAGGAATCCAACGGAAATGGGAAGGGAAATCAGAGTATTTTTTACTTCGGCTGGTGATAGGCAATGAGCCCATCGATAGGCCCCACCACAATGTCTTTGATTTGGATATCCATGTCGGCACCTACTTTTCTGAGTACCTCTTCATAATAATAGGCTACCGATCCGGTAAAATGTACAGGCACGTTTTTATAGTTTGTGTACTTCATCACGTTGACCTCTATGAATCGTTTGAACGCATCGTACACCAATTGATATATCATAGGATCTTTAAGGTACTTAAAGATAAATTTGGAAAAGCTCGACAGATATAAAATCGGCATGTGATGATGGTAGATATTGTTGAGAATATCAGGTGCCTCTAAGCCGAATTCTTCATCAAACTGTTCTCTAATATAGACAGGAAGTTCTTTTTTGAAATAGTGTTTTAAAAACTGCTTACCTAGGTAATTGCCACTTCCTTCATCTCCTAAGATATAGCCCAGCGACCGTACATTTTCTATGATTCCTATACCATCATACAGGCAGGAATTAGATCCTGTACCAAGGATACAGGCAATACCGGGTTCGATACCGCAAAGTGAACGCGCCGCAGCCAACATATCGTGATTGACCTCAATTTTAGCATTTGGGAAAAGCTGCATAAAACAATCTCTAATCGTCTGCTTATTTCTATTGGACGAGCAACCCGCTCCATAGAAATACACCTCTTTGAATGGCGTATCGATATATTCGATCAATCCCATACGCATCACCTCCAATATACCAGAAGCATCCAAATAATACGGATTGATCCCTCCCGACCGGGCATGAAATACATTTTGTTTGGAATCAATGACCCTCCATTCTGTCTTTGTAGAGCCGCTTTCTGCTATTAGAATCATACCTTTCTTGAGTGTTAAGCACTGTTTGCTTTTGTGCGAGCTTCGAAAATAACAAATTCTGGTAGATTCGATGAGTATGTCAACGATTATATGGTGGATTTTTACGCCAATTTACCAATCACTTCAAACTTCTCAAAGACCTTGGCTGTATGTGGCGCTTCGGCCAATTCTTCGGTAAGATCTTGTCCTGCCCAATGCTCGTAATGCTTACCATCTCTCCACATGCGCGAAGCAGATACATCGTAGATTTGGCCATCTAAAGCCACCCAGATTTCTTCTCTATCTTGCCCATTGCGCAAAGCAAGTTGTTGTTTGGTATATACAGGCAGCTCCATCAATCCCCCAAAGTCACTACCGTGATACCTGCACCACCGTGCTCTATATGTTCATCTTTGGCACTCAGCACTTTAGGGTTTTCACGCAAGACATTTCGAACCAGTTCACGCAAGACGCCATGTCCTTTTCCATGCAGTATTTTCACTTCTACATACCCCAATAGTAGCGCTTCGTCGATGTAGTATTCTACCTTACCTATCGCTTCTTCCGCCCTTACTCCTCGGATATCTAGCGTGGCACTAAAACTCGCCATCTTGTCATTGAGGTTGATACCCGTCATCGTCTGCACTCGCTGATCCGTCGTTTTCTTGAATTCCTTTGAAGATATCTTCACCAAATCATTAAGCTTGACTCTAGACTTGAGACCACCCAGCAACAATTCTGCATGCTTGCCTTTGATGCTATCCACCTCTCCTACTGCCCCAGACTTCAATTGCACTTTGTCGCCTACCTGTATAGGGCTTACATCCACTACTTTTGGTTTTTCCTTTACCGCCTCTTTTTTTACTACTTTTTCGGCGTGTGCTTTGAGCGCTTCGCGAGCTTCGAGTGTACGCTTCTGGTCTGCTTTGGACTCCTTGATGGCTTTGATAGTGGCTTCAATTTTCTTATTCGAAGACTGAATCACACGAGCCGCTTCATCTTGCGCTTGCTTGATGACTTTCGTCTTCTCCTTTTCCAGATATTTTTTCAGATCTTCATAGTCCTTGATAGCATCAGAAAGTCGAGCATTTTTTGCTTCAATCGCCTTTTTATCTTTAGCAATTTGATTTTTCTCTGATTCAAGTTCACTCAGCAATCGATCAAACTGCACGTGTGAAATACCCGCCTTCTTCTTGGCTCGATTGAGCATTTCTGGATTTAGACCAATCTTGCCTGCAATCTCCAAAGCAAACGAACTACCTGGCTTACCGATTTCCAATTCGTACATCGGCTCTAGCTGCTTCACGTCAAATTTCATCGCCGCATTCACAATGCCGTTTTCCTTATCCGCTACTTTTTTCAGGTTGCCATAGTGGGTGGTGATAGCACCAAAAGACTGTGCCTTATTAAGCTCTAGCAATACCACTTCTGCGATGGCTCCGCCAAACTGAGGTTCGGTACCTGTGCCAAACTCATCAATAAGAAAGAGCGTATTTCGTGTGGCGTTTTCCAAAAAATATTTCATGTTCGTCAAGTGCGAACTATAAGTACTCAAGTCGTTTTCTATCGATTGTTCATCTCCTATATCGATAAAAATGGCTTGAAAAGTGCCAAATTCTGAGCTTTCCGATGCTGAGACTGGCAACCCACATTGCACCATATATTGGAGTAGACCTATCGTCTTGATACAGACTGACTTGCCGCCGGCATTAGGGCCAGAGATAAGCATTATTCTTTTTTCTCGCGACAGCGAAATATGAAGCGGAACAATCTTTTTTCCTTGTTCATTTAGAGCTGCCTCTAGTATAGGATGTCTCGCTCGCTGCCAGTTGATCTTTTGACTTTTTGAAAGCTCAGGACAGGTACAATCGAAATCGATACCAAATTTGGCTTTGGCTCGTATGAAATCGATAACACCGAGGATTTTTATACCTTTTCTCACTTCAGGCAAATGCCCCCTCAATTCATCCGTCAGTACGGTCAATATCCTAACTATCTCCCTACGTTCAGCATACTGGAGCTCACGAATTTCGTTGTTGATCTCCAAGGCCTCTGCTGGTTCCATGTACACGGTTTGCCCTGTGGCTGATTCATCATGTACAAACCCCTTGACGTGTCGCTTGTGCTCTGCCAACACAGGGATCACCATTCTACCTTCTCTGATGGTCAGTGCTGGTGTTTCTGGGCAATAGCCATGCTTGCTGGCTTCTTTCAATATTTTATTAACGGCCGTCCTCGCTCGTATTTGGCTTTTGGATATGGCGCTACGAATAGACATCAGCTCACGACTGGCATCATCCCTAAGCTGTCCTTTTTCGTCTATTTTTTTCTCTAGTTCTATATACAAAGAGTCGCCCAAATCAATATGCGACACGCGCTCGCTCAGCACGGGATAATCTTCCTGATGATGTTCAAAAAATCGAAGCATTTTCAATAAAGTACCCAGTACCAATTTTACATCAAAAAACTCATCTTCGTCTAGGAAATTGCCTGGCAATTCGGCCCGCTTGAGGCTAGGGGAAACATCTGTATAATTGGACTGAGGAAATGATGATCCACTGGAGAGAATCTTAATAAACTCACGGGTCTGGTCCATCCACTCATTGATTTTGGACGTATGGGTTGTCAGCGTCAAACGATCCACATAGTCCTCACCTAATGTACTCAAGCACCGGTCTTTGATCAACTGCTTAATTTTGTCAAAACCTAATTTGACCTCAATATCTTTTGGATAAAAATTCAAGAATAATAATTATTTTAATACTGAATCTCGTGTGATTGCTCGTGGCTTAATAGTCGCTTTTCTCTGCCTCAGTGTATCGCTGGCTATAGTCAATGAATCTCGTGGAACCAACAATGAATCAACTATAGCCAAAGAATCTTGTAGCACAAACAGCGAATCTACAGCTAAAGAATCTAGTGATACTGACAAAGAGTCCTGCTCCATTGTCAAGGAGTCTCCCTCAACTGCCATCGAATCATTCTCTAGCTTCACCTGCATCAACTCCGAATCTTCCTGATAGCCGCGCTTCTGTATCACATTGAGACTGTCTACCACTATGGTGTAGATTTTGTCGAGCAAGATTGGATTAGACAAGTAGTATTGATAGCTGACTTCATACTGAGGCTTGTCCACACCACGTTTTTCGAATAGTTCTCTTTCTAGTGTATTGTACACCGCATAGGCGGAGTCATTGGAAAGACGCAACTTATCCACCCTGGCTTCCAGTATGTGTATGTCTATTAGCAATTCGACCATAGTAGCTGAAGGAATAATCTCCTGCTGGTCTTTGGTAGAACTACAACTGAATCCCACGATAACATTTATTAACAAAAAATATTTTTTCACAAACCCATAATATTAAGTAATGGCTTAATTTTAGCGCCTCAAAAGTACAATGAATGAAGGACATCCTCAAGAAGCTTAGGAAATACGAGATCAGGATCAGGAAGGCTATAAATTCCCAGATGCAAGGCGACTTTCATTCGATTTTCAAAGGCTCTGGTCTGGAATTCGACGATGTGCGCTCCTATCAATACGGGGATGATGTACGCTCCATCGACTGGAATGTTTCGGCTAAGGGGCACGGCACTTTTGTAAAAACCTTCAAAGAAGAAAAAGAACAAAACGTATTTTTCATCCTCGATGTCAGCGCCTCTCAAAAAATCGGTAAGGCAGGAAACCAGAAACTAGACATCAGTAAAGAAATCTGCGCACTACTGTCTATCTCTGCCATCAAAGAAAATAGCCAAGTCGGTCTTATTTGTTTTTCAGATCAAAAAGAAAAATATGTAAAACCAGGCAAAGGACTCAAACATTCTTTCAACATCATTTCTAATATTTTTAATTTAGAACCTGAATCTAAGCAAACGAATTTGGCAAAAGCCATCCAGTTTACACTGAATCTACTG contains the following coding sequences:
- a CDS encoding DUF58 domain-containing protein, which codes for MKDILKKLRKYEIRIRKAINSQMQGDFHSIFKGSGLEFDDVRSYQYGDDVRSIDWNVSAKGHGTFVKTFKEEKEQNVFFILDVSASQKIGKAGNQKLDISKEICALLSISAIKENSQVGLICFSDQKEKYVKPGKGLKHSFNIISNIFNLEPESKQTNLAKAIQFTLNLLKRKSVVVLISDFVDENYEHNLKSLARAHDLVVVQVSDKRETTFPNLGIVPLHDQESGKTVWKNTSSGSFRKLLDQTYGERQKELERFCLRNQANYTNVRTDEDYVPKLIRLFKVRNKMRKSG